Sequence from the Streptomyces sp. R33 genome:
GCCGCCGCCGCGCCTGCAGGTCCGCGGTGAACTTGAACACCGGCGCCGGCAGCAGGTGCACCTCGTCGTAGAGGATCAGCCCCCAGTCCCGGGAGTCGAACAGCTCCAGGTGCGGGTAGACGCCCTTCCGCTTCGTCGTCAGGACCTGGTACGTGGCGATGGTGACCGGCCGGATCTCCTTGCGGGTGCCGGAGTACTCGCCGATCTCCTCCTCCGTCAGCGAGGTCCGCTTGACCAGCTCGTGCTTCCACTGCCGGGCCGAGACGGTGTTCGTGACCAGGATCAGCGTCGTCGCCTTGGCCTTCGCCATGGCCCCGGCGCCGACCAGTGTCTTGCCGGCGCCGCAGGGGAGCACGACCACGCCCGAGCCGCCGTGCCAGAAGCCCTCGACGGCCTGCTGCTGGTACGGCCGCAGCGCCCAGCCGTCCTCGACGAGGTCGATGGCGTGCGCCTCGCCGTCGACGTACCCGGCGAGGTCCTCGGCCGGCCAGCCCAGCTTCAGCAGGGTCTGCTTGATCTGCCCGCGCTCGGAGGGGTGCACGGCCACGGTGTCGGGGTCGAGCCGGGCCCCGACCAGCGGGGTGATCCGCTTGGACCGCAGGATCTCCTCCAGCACCGGCCGATCGGTGCTGGTCAGGACCAGCCCGTGGACGGGGTGCTTGGAGAGGGTGAGGCGGCCGTAGCGCGCCATGGTCTCGGCGACGTCGACGAGCAGCGCGTGCGGGACGGGGTACCGGGAGAACTCGACGAGCGCGTCGACGACCTGCTCGGCGTCGTGCCCCGCGGCCCGGGCGTTCCACAGGCCCAGCGGGGTGATCCGGTACGTGTGGATGTGCTCGGGGGCCCGCTCGAGCTCGGCGAAGGGGGCGATGGCGCGGCGCGCGGCGCCGGCGAGCTCGTGGTCGACCTCGAGGAGGAGTGTCTTGTCGCTCTGGACGATGAGAGGCCCGTTCACAAACGTCCCTTTCCGGCGTGGGGTGGCTGCCCGGGCGCGGACGGCCAAACCTCCAGTCTGCCGTATCCGCCTGCTGGGGGGACAGCCATCGCCCCCGGGCTGCGCACGAGCCGCCGCGAGATCCGCCGCTCACGGCACGGCTGAGGGCTGCGTAGGGTCGCCGCATGAGTGATGATCAGCGGCTGTTCGTACCGGGAGCCGACACGTTCGAGGTGCCGCTCGGGTTCGAGGGGGACGGGTTCCGGCTCGAGCCGCTCGGGGAGGCGCACAATGCGCGCGATCTCGCCGCCTGGAGCGGGAGCATCGCGCACGTTCGGGCCACGCCCGGGTTTCAGGGGCGCGGGTGGCCGCCCGTCGAGGGGATGACCGCCGATGCGAACCTGGCCGATCTGGCACGGCACGCGCAGGACTTCGCGGCCCGGAAGGGCTTCACGTACAGCGTCCTGGAGGGGGACGAAGTCATCGGCTGCCTCTACATCTACCCGGGGAAAGAGGCGCCGGGGCGGGTGGGCGTCAGCTCCTGGGTACGGGCGGACCGGGCGCCGCTCGACAAGGTGCTGTACGAGGCCGTGACGCGATGGCTCCGTGAAGTGTGGCCGTTCGACGCGGAATTCGTCGATTACGCCGCCCGGTGAGCACGGCGAAGGGGCCCGGCACTTGGTGTGCCGGGCCCCTTCCGTGGTGCGGGTGATCAGGCGCGCGTCGCGCGGCGGCGGCGGGCGCCGAGCCAGGCTGCGCCGCCGCCGAGAGCGACGAGGACGGCGGCCAGGCCGGAGTACAGGCCGGTGTTCGAGTCGGCGCCGGTGTTGGCCAGGGAGCCCGAGGCGCCGGTGGCCTTGGTGTTGGTGTTCGCCGCGGCGACCGCGGTGGCGGAGGACGAGGA
This genomic interval carries:
- a CDS encoding DNA repair helicase XPB, with protein sequence MNGPLIVQSDKTLLLEVDHELAGAARRAIAPFAELERAPEHIHTYRITPLGLWNARAAGHDAEQVVDALVEFSRYPVPHALLVDVAETMARYGRLTLSKHPVHGLVLTSTDRPVLEEILRSKRITPLVGARLDPDTVAVHPSERGQIKQTLLKLGWPAEDLAGYVDGEAHAIDLVEDGWALRPYQQQAVEGFWHGGSGVVVLPCGAGKTLVGAGAMAKAKATTLILVTNTVSARQWKHELVKRTSLTEEEIGEYSGTRKEIRPVTIATYQVLTTKRKGVYPHLELFDSRDWGLILYDEVHLLPAPVFKFTADLQARRRLGLTATLVREDGRESDVFSLIGPKRFDAPWKEIEAQGYIAPADCVEVRINLTETERLAYATAETEEKYRFCATTATKRKVTEALVAKHRGEQTLVIGQYIDQLDELGEHLDAPVIKGETSNAQREKLFDAFRQGEISVLVVSKVANFSIDLPEATVAIQVSGTFGSRQEEAQRLGRVLRPKADGHEARFYSVVARDTIDQDFAAHRQRFLAEQGYAYRIMDADELLATD
- a CDS encoding N-acetyltransferase, which gives rise to MSDDQRLFVPGADTFEVPLGFEGDGFRLEPLGEAHNARDLAAWSGSIAHVRATPGFQGRGWPPVEGMTADANLADLARHAQDFAARKGFTYSVLEGDEVIGCLYIYPGKEAPGRVGVSSWVRADRAPLDKVLYEAVTRWLREVWPFDAEFVDYAAR